Proteins from one Cyprinus carpio isolate SPL01 chromosome B15, ASM1834038v1, whole genome shotgun sequence genomic window:
- the calm3a gene encoding calmodulin 3a (phosphorylase kinase, delta), translating into MADQLTEEQIAEFKEAFSLFDKDGDGTITTKELGTVMRSLGQNPTEAELQDMINEVDADGNGTIDFPEFLTMMARKMKDTDSEEEIREAFRVFDKDGNGYISAAELRHVMTNLGEKLTDEEVDEMIREADIDGDGQVNYEEFVQMMTAK; encoded by the exons ATG GCAGATCAGCTGACCGAGGAGCAGATCGCTG AGTTCAAGGAGGCATTCTCACTCTTCGACAAAGATGGCGATGGCACCATTACCACCAAAGAGCTGGGTACAGTGATGCGCTCATTGGGTCAGAACCCCACTGAGGCCGAGCTCCAGGATATGATCAACGAGGTAGACGCTGATG GCAACGGAACTATAGACTTCCCGGAGTTCCTAACCATGATGGCACGGAAAATGAAGGACACGGACAGTGAAGAGGAAATCCGAGAAGCTTTCAGAGTCTTTGACAAG GATGGAAATGGCTACATCAGTGCAGCTGAGCTCCGTCACGTCATGACCAACCTGGGCGAGAAGTTGACAGACGAGGAAGTGGATGAGATGATCCGAGAGGCAGATATTGATGGAGACGGCCAGGTCAACTATGAAG AGTTTGTCCAGATGATGACTGCAAAGTGA